In one window of Bombus fervidus isolate BK054 chromosome 4, iyBomFerv1, whole genome shotgun sequence DNA:
- the Mad2 gene encoding mitotic arrest deficient 2, whose protein sequence is MTETQQKAKCITLKGSAELVKEYLLYGVNSILYQRGIYPPETFEPAEHFGLFVLMSTDEKIKGYLDTVLSQIQEWLTQRKVQKITLVITNVNTKEVLEKWDFKVDYEGRSSNSANDNTKNSLPEVGTKDVKAIQKEIREVIRQITGTVSFLPLLDCLCSFDILTYTVPDCGIPKEWDETQPVFIANSQEVQLRSFSTSLHKMDTIVSYKNV, encoded by the exons ATGACAGAAACTCAGCAGAAAGCAAAGTGTATTACGCTAAAAGGATCAGCAGAGCTGGTTAAAGAATATCTTC TTTATGGCGTGAACAGTATTTTGTATCAAAGAGGCATTTATCCGCCGGAAACTTTTGAACCCGCCGAACATTTTGGTTTGTTCGTTTTAATGTCTACAGATGAAAAGATCAAAGGATATTTGGATACTGTCCTTAGCCAGATTCAGGAATGGCTTACTCAACGAAAAGTACAAAAGATAACTCTTGTTATAACAAATGTTAATACCAAAGAAGTATTAGAAAAGTGGGATTTCAAAGTAGATTATGAAGGTCGGTCGTCTAATAGCGCCAATGATAACACAAAAAATAGTCTTCCTGAAGTGggtacaaaggatgtgaaggCTATACAGAAAGAGATTCGTGAAGTCATACGTCAGATCACTG GTACAGTAAGTTTTCTTCCACTATTGGATTGTTTATGTTCATTTGATATTTTGACGTATACTGTACCTGACTGTGGTATCCCTAAGGAATGGGATGAAACCCAGCCAGTATTTATCGCAAACAGTCAAGAAGTACAATTGCGATCATTTTCAACTTCTCTTCATAAGATGGATACCATAGTTAGTTATAAGAATGTTTAG
- the Nopp140 gene encoding nucleolar and coiled-body phosphoprotein 1 isoform X1 has protein sequence MGVYETAAVHSIVARFSSSLHASNMASVEELSISALIYEYLLKKDASLAKVFQKKTKAPALPKGAPTIEDVFNHFQKTSQIKLNIKAQAKDTSSDTSSESEEDAPKKVPQVNGKATVNAAVNNKKNKSSSEESSSEDEKPLPKVPAKTKATVKPLSKTPPVKKKESSDDSSSEEEEVPKTQPKAVSTPKVTQVSKTQKSSDDSDSDSEEESKANITAKANTKSAATGQTKITMNKKESSSEDSTDSEEESPVKPVLKKPTSTPTIIKTPAKKEESSSDDSDDSSEEEEVAKPQPPVKAKSVAKSTNVTKQEESSSDDSDDSSEKATAAKPPVAKAIPNKKKQEKSVEQKKETAHTPQKKEAAPIPQKKETAKLGKQNKGLLTKPIVTVTKESSSSEETSEEETPQAKKAVPPSTSVVAKKAVVKKEESSSSEDSSEEVAPAKQPAVPRTTVVAKKVPAKKNESSSSEDSSEEEEPPTKKPAPAKLVTPVVSKKAKSSSEDSDDSDENVKTATKVTTKPAKKAESSSEDSDESENEEPAKKPVAAVTKTIKKTEAKKESSSEDSDSDSSDNEKPSTPITKTPVAKETAAKRDSEEDDSNEIQQTKTPIPKTPKVEKRKHKEIEQEQEEEDVGKPPAKAQKNNYSNFVKANNSFNNDKRHKNTPFRRVKDDELELDPKLANNSFEAKEDNQEEGGFKKHGGRGGFGGGRGGFGRGGFRGGRGGGGDRGGRGGGGGDRGGRGSGGDRDWGGRGGGDRGGRGGFRGGRGNFRGGFDNRRSWGGNDRGNTNEGGRSDGFRKSWGNGESEKGGGRGGFRGGRGGFDKQRSFDNAPQQNKKITFDD, from the exons ATGGGAGTGTATGAGACTGCCGCCGTGCACTCAATTGTGGCTAGGTTTTCAAGCTCTTTGCACGCGTCCAACATGGCATCTGTTGAAGAATTGAGTATTTCTGCCcttatatatgaatatttactCAAAAAGGACGCGTCACTGGCGAAggtttttcaaaagaaaacgaaagcg CCTGCATTGCCAAAGGGCGCACCAACAATTGAGGACGTTTTTAATCACTTTCAAAAAACAtcgcaaataaaattaaacataaagGCACAAGCTAAAGATACAAGTTCAGATACAAGTTCAGAGAGTGAAGAAGATGCACCAAAGAAGGTGCCACAAGTAAATGGTAAAGCTACAGTTAATGCTGcagtgaataataaaaaaaataaatcttcttCAGAAGAAAGCTCTAGCGAAGATGAAAAACCTTTACCAAAAGTACCTGCAAAAACTAAGGCTACTGTTAAGCCATTATCTAAAACACCGCCtgtaaagaagaaagaaagttcAGATGATAGTTCTTCAGAAGAGGAAGAGGTACCTAAAACACAACCTAAAGCAGTGTCAACGCCAAAAGTAACTCAGGTATCTAAAACACAGAAATCTTCGGATGACTCAGATTCAGATAGCGAAGAAGAATCTAAAGCAAATATAACTGCAAAAGCAAATACAAAATCAGCTGCAACAGGTCAAACAAAAATCACAATGAATAAAAAGGAATCTTCAAGCGAAGATAGTACTGATAGCGAAGAAGAAAGTCCAGTTAAGCCAGTATTAAAGAAACCAACATCTACACCAACTATAATAAAAACACCagcaaagaaagaagaatccTCTAGTGATGATTCTGATGATTCttcggaagaagaagaagttgcCAAACCTCAGCCACCGGTTAAAGCCAAGTCAGTTGCTAAATCTACTAATGTTACTAAACAAGAGGAATCTTCGAGCGATGATTCGGATGATTCTTCAGAGAAGGCAACTGCTGCAAAACCACCAGTTGCTAAAGCTATTCCAAATAAgaaaaaacaggaaaaatctgttgaacaaaagaaagaaacagcgCATACTCCacaaaagaaagaagcagCACCTATTccacaaaagaaagaaacagcaAAATTAGGGAAGCAAAACAAAGGCTTACTAACAAAACCAATAGTAACAGTAACAAAAGAATCATCATCTAGTGAAGAAACTAGTGAGGAAGAAACACCACAAGCCAAAAAGGCTGTTCCTCCATCAACATCAGTAGTTGCAAAGAAAGCTGtagttaaaaaagaagaatcttCTTCTAGCGAAGACAGCAGTGAAGAAGTAGCACCAGCTAAACAGCCAGCTGTTCCACGAACAACCGTAGTTGCAAAGAAAGTACCTGCTAAAAAGAATGAATCTTCTTCCAGTGAAGATAGCagtgaagaagaagaaccaCCAACAAAAAAGCCTGCTCCTGCTAAATTAGTAACACCAGTTGTATCTAAAAAAGCAAAATCTTCTAGCGAAGATTCTGATGATTCGGATGAAAATGTCAAGACAGCTACAAAAGTGACAACAAAACCTGCAAAGAAAGCTGAGTCTAGTTCTGAAGATTCGGATGAATCTGAAAATGAAGAACCAGCCAAAAAACCAGTAGCTGCAGTTACAAAAACAATAAAGAAAACTGAAGCTAAAAAGGAATCATCCAGTGAAGATTCTGATTCAGATTCATCAGACAATGAAAAACCAAGCACACCTATTACTAAAACTCCTGTCGCAAAAGAAACAGCAGCTAAAAGAGATTCAGAGGAAGATGATTCTAATGAAATACAGCAAACAAAAACTCCAATCCCAAAAACACCTAAAGTCGAGAAAAGGAAACACAAAGAAATAGAACAGGAACAAGAAGAGGAAGATGTAGGGAAGCCCCCTGCAAAAGCTCAGAAGAATAATTACAGTAATTTTGTAAAGGCGAATAATAGTTTCAATaatgataag CGACACAAAAATACTCCATTTCGTCGTGTAAAGGATGATGAGCTAGAATTGGATCCCAAATTGGCAAACAATTCTTTTGAGGCAAAG GAGGACAATCAGGAAGAGGGTGGTTTTAAGAAACACGGTGGAAGGGGTGGATTTGGTGGAGGCAGAGGCGGTTTCGGTCGTGGTGGATTCAGGGGAGGTCGTGGCGGTGGAGGTGATAGGGGAGGTCGCGGTGGCGGCGGAGGTGATAGAGGAGGTCGCGGTAGCGGAGGTGATAGGGATTGGGGAGGTCGCGGTGGTGGCGATAGAGGAGGAAGAGGTGGTTTTAGAGGGGGCCGAGGAAATTTTAGAGGTGGTTTTGACAATAGAAGGTCATGGGGTGGGAATGATAGGGGAAACACTAATGAAGGCGGTAGATCCGACGGATTTAGGAAATCGTGGGGTAACGGCGAAAGTGAAAAGGGGGGTGGTCGCGGCGGATTTAGGGGGGGCAGAGGTGGTTTCGATAAACAGAGATCGTTCGATAACGCACcgcaacaaaataaaaaaattacgtttGACGATTGA
- the Nopp140 gene encoding nucleolar and coiled-body phosphoprotein 1 isoform X2 translates to MGVYETAAVHSIVARFSSSLHASNMASVEELSISALIYEYLLKKDASLAKVFQKKTKAPALPKGAPTIEDVFNHFQKTSQIKLNIKAQAKDTSSDTSSESEEDAPKKVPQVNGKATVNAAVNNKKNKSSSEESSSEDEKPLPKVPAKTKATVKPLSKTPPVKKKESSDDSSSEEEEVPKTQPKAVSTPKVTQVSKTQKSSDDSDSDSEEESKANITAKANTKSAATGQTKITMNKKESSSEDSTDSEEESPVKPVLKKPTSTPTIIKTPAKKEESSSDDSDDSSEEEEVAKPQPPVKAKSVAKSTNVTKQEESSSDDSDDSSEKATAAKPPVAKAIPNKKKQEKSVEQKKETAHTPQKKEAAPIPQKKETAKLGKQNKGLLTKPIVTVTKESSSSEETSEEETPQAKKAVPPSTSVVAKKAVVKKEESSSSEDSSEEVAPAKQPAVPRTTVVAKKVPAKKNESSSSEDSSEEEEPPTKKPAPAKLVTPVVSKKAKSSSEDSDDSDENVKTATKVTTKPAKKAESSSEDSDESENEEPAKKPVAAVTKTIKKTEAKKESSSEDSDSDSSDNEKPSTPITKTPVAKETAAKRDSEEDDSNEIQQTKTPIPKTPKVEKRKHKEIEQEQEEEDVGKPPAKAQKNNYSNFVKANNSFNNDKEDNQEEGGFKKHGGRGGFGGGRGGFGRGGFRGGRGGGGDRGGRGGGGGDRGGRGSGGDRDWGGRGGGDRGGRGGFRGGRGNFRGGFDNRRSWGGNDRGNTNEGGRSDGFRKSWGNGESEKGGGRGGFRGGRGGFDKQRSFDNAPQQNKKITFDD, encoded by the exons ATGGGAGTGTATGAGACTGCCGCCGTGCACTCAATTGTGGCTAGGTTTTCAAGCTCTTTGCACGCGTCCAACATGGCATCTGTTGAAGAATTGAGTATTTCTGCCcttatatatgaatatttactCAAAAAGGACGCGTCACTGGCGAAggtttttcaaaagaaaacgaaagcg CCTGCATTGCCAAAGGGCGCACCAACAATTGAGGACGTTTTTAATCACTTTCAAAAAACAtcgcaaataaaattaaacataaagGCACAAGCTAAAGATACAAGTTCAGATACAAGTTCAGAGAGTGAAGAAGATGCACCAAAGAAGGTGCCACAAGTAAATGGTAAAGCTACAGTTAATGCTGcagtgaataataaaaaaaataaatcttcttCAGAAGAAAGCTCTAGCGAAGATGAAAAACCTTTACCAAAAGTACCTGCAAAAACTAAGGCTACTGTTAAGCCATTATCTAAAACACCGCCtgtaaagaagaaagaaagttcAGATGATAGTTCTTCAGAAGAGGAAGAGGTACCTAAAACACAACCTAAAGCAGTGTCAACGCCAAAAGTAACTCAGGTATCTAAAACACAGAAATCTTCGGATGACTCAGATTCAGATAGCGAAGAAGAATCTAAAGCAAATATAACTGCAAAAGCAAATACAAAATCAGCTGCAACAGGTCAAACAAAAATCACAATGAATAAAAAGGAATCTTCAAGCGAAGATAGTACTGATAGCGAAGAAGAAAGTCCAGTTAAGCCAGTATTAAAGAAACCAACATCTACACCAACTATAATAAAAACACCagcaaagaaagaagaatccTCTAGTGATGATTCTGATGATTCttcggaagaagaagaagttgcCAAACCTCAGCCACCGGTTAAAGCCAAGTCAGTTGCTAAATCTACTAATGTTACTAAACAAGAGGAATCTTCGAGCGATGATTCGGATGATTCTTCAGAGAAGGCAACTGCTGCAAAACCACCAGTTGCTAAAGCTATTCCAAATAAgaaaaaacaggaaaaatctgttgaacaaaagaaagaaacagcgCATACTCCacaaaagaaagaagcagCACCTATTccacaaaagaaagaaacagcaAAATTAGGGAAGCAAAACAAAGGCTTACTAACAAAACCAATAGTAACAGTAACAAAAGAATCATCATCTAGTGAAGAAACTAGTGAGGAAGAAACACCACAAGCCAAAAAGGCTGTTCCTCCATCAACATCAGTAGTTGCAAAGAAAGCTGtagttaaaaaagaagaatcttCTTCTAGCGAAGACAGCAGTGAAGAAGTAGCACCAGCTAAACAGCCAGCTGTTCCACGAACAACCGTAGTTGCAAAGAAAGTACCTGCTAAAAAGAATGAATCTTCTTCCAGTGAAGATAGCagtgaagaagaagaaccaCCAACAAAAAAGCCTGCTCCTGCTAAATTAGTAACACCAGTTGTATCTAAAAAAGCAAAATCTTCTAGCGAAGATTCTGATGATTCGGATGAAAATGTCAAGACAGCTACAAAAGTGACAACAAAACCTGCAAAGAAAGCTGAGTCTAGTTCTGAAGATTCGGATGAATCTGAAAATGAAGAACCAGCCAAAAAACCAGTAGCTGCAGTTACAAAAACAATAAAGAAAACTGAAGCTAAAAAGGAATCATCCAGTGAAGATTCTGATTCAGATTCATCAGACAATGAAAAACCAAGCACACCTATTACTAAAACTCCTGTCGCAAAAGAAACAGCAGCTAAAAGAGATTCAGAGGAAGATGATTCTAATGAAATACAGCAAACAAAAACTCCAATCCCAAAAACACCTAAAGTCGAGAAAAGGAAACACAAAGAAATAGAACAGGAACAAGAAGAGGAAGATGTAGGGAAGCCCCCTGCAAAAGCTCAGAAGAATAATTACAGTAATTTTGTAAAGGCGAATAATAGTTTCAATaatgataag GAGGACAATCAGGAAGAGGGTGGTTTTAAGAAACACGGTGGAAGGGGTGGATTTGGTGGAGGCAGAGGCGGTTTCGGTCGTGGTGGATTCAGGGGAGGTCGTGGCGGTGGAGGTGATAGGGGAGGTCGCGGTGGCGGCGGAGGTGATAGAGGAGGTCGCGGTAGCGGAGGTGATAGGGATTGGGGAGGTCGCGGTGGTGGCGATAGAGGAGGAAGAGGTGGTTTTAGAGGGGGCCGAGGAAATTTTAGAGGTGGTTTTGACAATAGAAGGTCATGGGGTGGGAATGATAGGGGAAACACTAATGAAGGCGGTAGATCCGACGGATTTAGGAAATCGTGGGGTAACGGCGAAAGTGAAAAGGGGGGTGGTCGCGGCGGATTTAGGGGGGGCAGAGGTGGTTTCGATAAACAGAGATCGTTCGATAACGCACcgcaacaaaataaaaaaattacgtttGACGATTGA
- the Nopp140 gene encoding nucleolar and coiled-body phosphoprotein 1 isoform X3 — MASVEELSISALIYEYLLKKDASLAKVFQKKTKAPALPKGAPTIEDVFNHFQKTSQIKLNIKAQAKDTSSDTSSESEEDAPKKVPQVNGKATVNAAVNNKKNKSSSEESSSEDEKPLPKVPAKTKATVKPLSKTPPVKKKESSDDSSSEEEEVPKTQPKAVSTPKVTQVSKTQKSSDDSDSDSEEESKANITAKANTKSAATGQTKITMNKKESSSEDSTDSEEESPVKPVLKKPTSTPTIIKTPAKKEESSSDDSDDSSEEEEVAKPQPPVKAKSVAKSTNVTKQEESSSDDSDDSSEKATAAKPPVAKAIPNKKKQEKSVEQKKETAHTPQKKEAAPIPQKKETAKLGKQNKGLLTKPIVTVTKESSSSEETSEEETPQAKKAVPPSTSVVAKKAVVKKEESSSSEDSSEEVAPAKQPAVPRTTVVAKKVPAKKNESSSSEDSSEEEEPPTKKPAPAKLVTPVVSKKAKSSSEDSDDSDENVKTATKVTTKPAKKAESSSEDSDESENEEPAKKPVAAVTKTIKKTEAKKESSSEDSDSDSSDNEKPSTPITKTPVAKETAAKRDSEEDDSNEIQQTKTPIPKTPKVEKRKHKEIEQEQEEEDVGKPPAKAQKNNYSNFVKANNSFNNDKRHKNTPFRRVKDDELELDPKLANNSFEAKKGARGSWGEKANQDLKFTRGKSFRHEKTKKKRGSYRGGQIDTSVNSIKFDD; from the exons ATGGCATCTGTTGAAGAATTGAGTATTTCTGCCcttatatatgaatatttactCAAAAAGGACGCGTCACTGGCGAAggtttttcaaaagaaaacgaaagcg CCTGCATTGCCAAAGGGCGCACCAACAATTGAGGACGTTTTTAATCACTTTCAAAAAACAtcgcaaataaaattaaacataaagGCACAAGCTAAAGATACAAGTTCAGATACAAGTTCAGAGAGTGAAGAAGATGCACCAAAGAAGGTGCCACAAGTAAATGGTAAAGCTACAGTTAATGCTGcagtgaataataaaaaaaataaatcttcttCAGAAGAAAGCTCTAGCGAAGATGAAAAACCTTTACCAAAAGTACCTGCAAAAACTAAGGCTACTGTTAAGCCATTATCTAAAACACCGCCtgtaaagaagaaagaaagttcAGATGATAGTTCTTCAGAAGAGGAAGAGGTACCTAAAACACAACCTAAAGCAGTGTCAACGCCAAAAGTAACTCAGGTATCTAAAACACAGAAATCTTCGGATGACTCAGATTCAGATAGCGAAGAAGAATCTAAAGCAAATATAACTGCAAAAGCAAATACAAAATCAGCTGCAACAGGTCAAACAAAAATCACAATGAATAAAAAGGAATCTTCAAGCGAAGATAGTACTGATAGCGAAGAAGAAAGTCCAGTTAAGCCAGTATTAAAGAAACCAACATCTACACCAACTATAATAAAAACACCagcaaagaaagaagaatccTCTAGTGATGATTCTGATGATTCttcggaagaagaagaagttgcCAAACCTCAGCCACCGGTTAAAGCCAAGTCAGTTGCTAAATCTACTAATGTTACTAAACAAGAGGAATCTTCGAGCGATGATTCGGATGATTCTTCAGAGAAGGCAACTGCTGCAAAACCACCAGTTGCTAAAGCTATTCCAAATAAgaaaaaacaggaaaaatctgttgaacaaaagaaagaaacagcgCATACTCCacaaaagaaagaagcagCACCTATTccacaaaagaaagaaacagcaAAATTAGGGAAGCAAAACAAAGGCTTACTAACAAAACCAATAGTAACAGTAACAAAAGAATCATCATCTAGTGAAGAAACTAGTGAGGAAGAAACACCACAAGCCAAAAAGGCTGTTCCTCCATCAACATCAGTAGTTGCAAAGAAAGCTGtagttaaaaaagaagaatcttCTTCTAGCGAAGACAGCAGTGAAGAAGTAGCACCAGCTAAACAGCCAGCTGTTCCACGAACAACCGTAGTTGCAAAGAAAGTACCTGCTAAAAAGAATGAATCTTCTTCCAGTGAAGATAGCagtgaagaagaagaaccaCCAACAAAAAAGCCTGCTCCTGCTAAATTAGTAACACCAGTTGTATCTAAAAAAGCAAAATCTTCTAGCGAAGATTCTGATGATTCGGATGAAAATGTCAAGACAGCTACAAAAGTGACAACAAAACCTGCAAAGAAAGCTGAGTCTAGTTCTGAAGATTCGGATGAATCTGAAAATGAAGAACCAGCCAAAAAACCAGTAGCTGCAGTTACAAAAACAATAAAGAAAACTGAAGCTAAAAAGGAATCATCCAGTGAAGATTCTGATTCAGATTCATCAGACAATGAAAAACCAAGCACACCTATTACTAAAACTCCTGTCGCAAAAGAAACAGCAGCTAAAAGAGATTCAGAGGAAGATGATTCTAATGAAATACAGCAAACAAAAACTCCAATCCCAAAAACACCTAAAGTCGAGAAAAGGAAACACAAAGAAATAGAACAGGAACAAGAAGAGGAAGATGTAGGGAAGCCCCCTGCAAAAGCTCAGAAGAATAATTACAGTAATTTTGTAAAGGCGAATAATAGTTTCAATaatgataag CGACACAAAAATACTCCATTTCGTCGTGTAAAGGATGATGAGCTAGAATTGGATCCCAAATTGGCAAACAATTCTTTTGAGGCAAAG AAAGGTGCTCGTGGTTCTTGGGGAGAAAAAGCGAATCAGGACCTTAAATTCACCAGAGGAAAGTCATTTCGCCacgagaaaacgaagaaaaagcgTGGTAGCTACCGCGGTGGTCAAATAGATACTAGCGtcaattctattaaatttgaCGACTAA
- the LOC139986171 gene encoding uncharacterized protein isoform X2 has translation MMSTYLGLILVIITCAHVVYTKRCEGNGLGLKYVWGDALTDPADCIGPNNMVYPSAAISRSYKNIWASSRTARSHQPRTIDPELTRQALLHNYKITHGDYSIAESSRNGRAFSSKETCGSPARLCKTRYNTTAPMYGVSLTSGQPVTIVQKFPDLLQQVVFEVCESKECDVVHGECTQTYVPYLFLVIPLGPVTLTGQDYVLVESGCVCKPRNSASATSEPPAVPSF, from the exons ATG ATGTCCACGTACCTGGGTCTGATTCTTGTTATCATCACATGCGCCCACGTCGTGTATACCAAAAGATGCGAGGGGAACGGATTAGGCTTGAAATATGTGTGGGGAGACGCGCTCACAGATCCAGCTGACTGTATAGGTCCGAATAACATGGTGTATCCCTC AGCCGCGATATCGAGAAGTTACAAGAATATTTGGGCGAGCAGTCGAACAGCGAGGTCCCATCAGCCACGAACAATCGATCCTGAATTAACCAGACAGGCGTTACTGCACAATTACAAGATTACTCATGGAGATTATTCGATCGCCGAATCCTCGCGAAATG GTAGAGCATTTTCCTCGAAGGAGACATGTGGTTCCCCAGCCAGATTATGCAAAACGAGGTACAACACCACGGCTCCTATGTACGGAGTCAGCTTAACCAGCGGTCAGCCTGTGACCATCGTGCAGAAGTTCCCCGATCTTTTGCAGCAAGTCGTGTTCGAAGTTTGCGA ATCGAAGGAGTGCGACGTGGTCCACGGTGAGTGCACGCAGACATACGTGCCGTACCTGTTTCTGGTGATTCCGCTTGGACCGGTGACCTTGACTGGTCAAGATTACGTTCTGGTTGAAAGCGGTTGCGTGTGCAAGCCGAGAAATTCGGCGAGCGCCACGTCGGAGCCTCCGGCAGTTCCaagcttttaa
- the LOC139986171 gene encoding uncharacterized protein isoform X1: MLLTGMSTYLGLILVIITCAHVVYTKRCEGNGLGLKYVWGDALTDPADCIGPNNMVYPSAAISRSYKNIWASSRTARSHQPRTIDPELTRQALLHNYKITHGDYSIAESSRNGRAFSSKETCGSPARLCKTRYNTTAPMYGVSLTSGQPVTIVQKFPDLLQQVVFEVCESKECDVVHGECTQTYVPYLFLVIPLGPVTLTGQDYVLVESGCVCKPRNSASATSEPPAVPSF, from the exons ATGTTGCTCACCGGT ATGTCCACGTACCTGGGTCTGATTCTTGTTATCATCACATGCGCCCACGTCGTGTATACCAAAAGATGCGAGGGGAACGGATTAGGCTTGAAATATGTGTGGGGAGACGCGCTCACAGATCCAGCTGACTGTATAGGTCCGAATAACATGGTGTATCCCTC AGCCGCGATATCGAGAAGTTACAAGAATATTTGGGCGAGCAGTCGAACAGCGAGGTCCCATCAGCCACGAACAATCGATCCTGAATTAACCAGACAGGCGTTACTGCACAATTACAAGATTACTCATGGAGATTATTCGATCGCCGAATCCTCGCGAAATG GTAGAGCATTTTCCTCGAAGGAGACATGTGGTTCCCCAGCCAGATTATGCAAAACGAGGTACAACACCACGGCTCCTATGTACGGAGTCAGCTTAACCAGCGGTCAGCCTGTGACCATCGTGCAGAAGTTCCCCGATCTTTTGCAGCAAGTCGTGTTCGAAGTTTGCGA ATCGAAGGAGTGCGACGTGGTCCACGGTGAGTGCACGCAGACATACGTGCCGTACCTGTTTCTGGTGATTCCGCTTGGACCGGTGACCTTGACTGGTCAAGATTACGTTCTGGTTGAAAGCGGTTGCGTGTGCAAGCCGAGAAATTCGGCGAGCGCCACGTCGGAGCCTCCGGCAGTTCCaagcttttaa
- the LOC139986171 gene encoding uncharacterized protein isoform X3: MSTYLGLILVIITCAHVVYTKRCEGNGLGLKYVWGDALTDPADCIGPNNMVYPSAAISRSYKNIWASSRTARSHQPRTIDPELTRQALLHNYKITHGDYSIAESSRNGRAFSSKETCGSPARLCKTRYNTTAPMYGVSLTSGQPVTIVQKFPDLLQQVVFEVCESKECDVVHGECTQTYVPYLFLVIPLGPVTLTGQDYVLVESGCVCKPRNSASATSEPPAVPSF, translated from the exons ATGTCCACGTACCTGGGTCTGATTCTTGTTATCATCACATGCGCCCACGTCGTGTATACCAAAAGATGCGAGGGGAACGGATTAGGCTTGAAATATGTGTGGGGAGACGCGCTCACAGATCCAGCTGACTGTATAGGTCCGAATAACATGGTGTATCCCTC AGCCGCGATATCGAGAAGTTACAAGAATATTTGGGCGAGCAGTCGAACAGCGAGGTCCCATCAGCCACGAACAATCGATCCTGAATTAACCAGACAGGCGTTACTGCACAATTACAAGATTACTCATGGAGATTATTCGATCGCCGAATCCTCGCGAAATG GTAGAGCATTTTCCTCGAAGGAGACATGTGGTTCCCCAGCCAGATTATGCAAAACGAGGTACAACACCACGGCTCCTATGTACGGAGTCAGCTTAACCAGCGGTCAGCCTGTGACCATCGTGCAGAAGTTCCCCGATCTTTTGCAGCAAGTCGTGTTCGAAGTTTGCGA ATCGAAGGAGTGCGACGTGGTCCACGGTGAGTGCACGCAGACATACGTGCCGTACCTGTTTCTGGTGATTCCGCTTGGACCGGTGACCTTGACTGGTCAAGATTACGTTCTGGTTGAAAGCGGTTGCGTGTGCAAGCCGAGAAATTCGGCGAGCGCCACGTCGGAGCCTCCGGCAGTTCCaagcttttaa